In Stutzerimonas stutzeri, a genomic segment contains:
- a CDS encoding glycoside hydrolase family 5 protein, protein MSINVFTGAPKALVRSIALAAVFSAVAFSGEATAAITVSAASTTAFTSSINKFTSNDFLNGVWRRTAALSVPASSAAIAAFKPGVQIKFADGQVRKITKVYVVGKNLSVYVDGGLLDGSKVGAPRTISTVVASTNAPATATPAPSVPSSTLAATVNNFSNSDWDKGIYRKSPGFSIPDNAANKAAFVKGASVKLADGQVRKITAIYDSGANLSVMMAGSALSGSSVGYPKTVSVASGSTVTTPPATVTPTPTPTPAAPSTAYTAGLNSFTNSDWENGVYRKAAGFSVPDTSANKAAFVAGASVKLADGQVRKVAAVYDVGAHLSVMLSGSALSASAVGYPKTISVVSGTTTTTPSTATPAPTPVPTPAPAPTPAPTTPVVSDGSGIDLVGVNFGSGVFDPGTVPGIYNKGYTYADESYYKRHAGLGFKLVRLGFLWERIQPKLGTELDAAELGRIKQSLDYAQKYGIKVILDMHNYYRYYGKVINSPEVPRAQFAETWRKIAVQVSKHPALYGYGLMNEPYNTGNNLWPQTAQAAGQAIRKVDPTKWIMIAGDRYSSAFHWQKYNTQLINDPWMRDPKNNLVYEAHQYLDSDYSGTYRNRAETFAPNLGVERVKPWVEWLKKNKLRGYIGEHGIPDFSPSAVVATDKLLAYLAENCIPSTYWAAGPRWGENIMALDVSSGKHRPQLAPLQKHASAKKTCSTIGPL, encoded by the coding sequence ATGTCTATCAATGTATTTACTGGTGCCCCTAAAGCACTTGTTCGTTCCATCGCTCTCGCCGCAGTATTCAGTGCTGTTGCTTTTAGCGGAGAAGCGACTGCTGCCATCACAGTAAGCGCGGCATCGACGACTGCCTTTACATCGTCTATTAACAAATTCACCAGCAATGATTTTCTGAACGGTGTGTGGCGTCGGACCGCGGCTCTTTCGGTCCCGGCTAGCTCCGCCGCAATCGCAGCGTTCAAGCCCGGCGTACAAATCAAGTTCGCTGATGGCCAAGTTCGCAAGATCACCAAGGTCTACGTAGTTGGAAAAAATCTCAGCGTTTATGTAGACGGCGGTCTGCTCGACGGCAGTAAAGTGGGTGCTCCACGCACTATCAGTACGGTAGTTGCGTCGACTAATGCTCCGGCCACAGCGACCCCGGCGCCGTCTGTACCCAGCAGCACGCTCGCTGCCACCGTGAACAATTTCAGCAACTCGGATTGGGACAAAGGCATCTACCGCAAGTCGCCTGGGTTCTCTATTCCTGACAACGCGGCCAACAAGGCAGCTTTCGTTAAGGGTGCTTCGGTGAAGCTGGCCGACGGTCAGGTACGCAAGATCACTGCAATTTACGACTCGGGTGCCAACCTGTCGGTCATGATGGCCGGCTCTGCTCTTTCTGGAAGCAGCGTTGGGTATCCAAAGACTGTCAGCGTGGCGTCCGGCAGCACTGTAACTACGCCACCGGCTACCGTTACGCCTACCCCTACGCCGACACCGGCGGCACCCAGCACGGCATACACAGCCGGACTGAACAGCTTCACTAACTCTGACTGGGAGAACGGTGTCTACCGTAAGGCGGCCGGTTTCTCCGTCCCCGACACCTCGGCCAACAAGGCTGCGTTCGTTGCCGGTGCATCGGTAAAACTGGCCGATGGCCAGGTTCGCAAGGTAGCGGCTGTCTATGACGTAGGCGCACACCTCTCGGTCATGCTGAGCGGCAGCGCTCTGTCGGCTAGCGCCGTCGGTTATCCGAAGACCATCAGCGTTGTCTCCGGTACCACCACCACGACGCCTTCCACCGCCACGCCAGCGCCGACTCCGGTACCAACACCGGCTCCAGCGCCTACTCCGGCCCCCACGACTCCGGTGGTCAGTGATGGCAGTGGTATCGATCTTGTGGGCGTGAACTTTGGTTCGGGCGTATTTGATCCGGGCACTGTCCCAGGCATCTACAACAAGGGTTACACCTACGCCGACGAGTCTTACTACAAGCGGCACGCCGGCCTCGGCTTCAAGCTGGTACGTCTGGGCTTCCTCTGGGAGCGCATCCAGCCCAAGCTGGGTACCGAGCTGGACGCAGCGGAACTGGGGCGCATCAAGCAGTCGCTGGATTACGCTCAGAAGTACGGCATCAAGGTCATCCTTGATATGCACAACTACTACCGCTACTACGGCAAGGTAATCAACTCGCCTGAGGTACCGCGTGCTCAGTTTGCCGAGACGTGGCGCAAGATCGCCGTACAAGTCTCCAAGCACCCGGCCCTGTATGGCTATGGTCTGATGAACGAGCCGTACAACACCGGTAACAACCTCTGGCCGCAGACTGCGCAGGCAGCCGGACAGGCAATCCGTAAGGTCGACCCGACCAAGTGGATCATGATTGCTGGCGACCGTTACTCCAGCGCGTTCCATTGGCAGAAGTACAACACCCAGTTGATCAACGATCCGTGGATGCGCGATCCGAAGAACAACCTGGTCTATGAAGCGCATCAGTATCTGGATAGCGATTACTCGGGTACCTACCGTAATCGTGCAGAAACCTTCGCCCCGAACCTGGGCGTCGAGCGAGTCAAACCGTGGGTCGAGTGGCTGAAGAAGAACAAGCTGCGTGGTTACATTGGTGAGCATGGCATTCCGGACTTCTCTCCGTCTGCCGTAGTCGCTACTGACAAGCTGCTGGCTTACCTTGCTGAGAACTGCATCCCGAGCACCTACTGGGCAGCCGGTCCTCGCTGGGGTGAGAACATCATGGCACTGGACGTTTCAAGCGGTAAGCACCGTCCGCAACTGGCACCGCTGCAGAAGCATGCCTCTGCGAAGAAAACCTGCTCCACCATTGGTCCGCTGTAA